One Salarias fasciatus chromosome 22, fSalaFa1.1, whole genome shotgun sequence DNA segment encodes these proteins:
- the klhl43 gene encoding kelch-like protein 31 translates to MAPKKKASRQKKPAVETISQVAMETASSELKVESRGDGVVVVESGVKKIEQMAALDIAQLNSLNLPLPPPVIKPGERGLGLGSELTRPLHGNALLEELSKMRQEKFLTDLELACKTKAFDVHKLVISSVSQYFREILAKDPGMKRLELPSLSPLGLANVITFAYLGRVHMSLYTIGCTVSAAATLQIPQLLKMCVDFLLAELNVHTCVYVWNIAAAYGLLPVCDAARRFVLENFVQFAETPLFTQLTLEQISAFLQDDSLMLPSEVTAFQLAMKWLDFEPSRQAQAAELLSHVRFETIPATELVSQIQPVPRMMLDPQCHRLLVDAMNYHLLPYQQNTLQSRRTQVRAGQQTLLTIGGRPSLTERALSREVLWRDPRDGGASWRHLTQLPAKSFNQCVAVMDGFLYVAGGEDQNDARNQAKHAVSTLSRYDPRFNTWLHLASMRQRRTHFSLAASGGRLFAIGGRNVEGLLATTESYLPSSNTWQMRAPMEVPRCCHSSATLPSGDILVTGGYINCAYSRSVACYSVETDTWTEKAPMDTPRGWHCSATLGDKVYVVGGSQLGPGGERVDVLSVEVFSPDSGAWSRAASLPLGVSTAGLSPLAEKLYLLGGWNEAEKRYKAAVQKYDPATDSWSQAEDLPEPTVGVSCCTLTLPPRHAPRRQQHRNTPGNEEQQGGKNRSRESSTAPTQATTA, encoded by the exons ATGGCTCCGAAGAAGAAGGCATCCCGTCAGAAGAAACCTGCAGTGGAAACCATTTCCCAGGTCGCCATGGAAACCGCCTCCTCCGAGCTGAAGGTGGAGAGCCGCGGTGACGGCGTGGTGGTTGTGGAGAGTGGGGTGAAGAAGATCGAGCAGATGGCTGCGCTGGACATCGCCCAGCTGAACAGCCTGAACCTTCCCCTGCCTCCGCCTGTCATCAAGCCTGGGGAGCGAGGCCTGGGCCTGGGCAGCGAGCTCACACGACCCCTGCACGGCAACgcactgctggaggagctcagcaAGATGCGCCAGGAAAA ATTCCTGACTGATTTGGAGCTGGCCTGTAAGACAAAGGCCTTTGACGTCCACAAACTGGTCATCTCCTCAGTCAGTCAGTACTTCAGAGAGATCCTGGCCAAAGATCCTGGCATGAAGCGCCTGGAGCTCccttctctgtctcctctgg GCCTGGCCAATGTCATTACCTTTGCCTATCTGGGACGTGTCCACATGTCCCTCTACACCATCGGCTGCACCGTCTCCGCTGCCGCCACCCTGCAGATCCCACAGCTCCTCAAGATGTGCGTGGACTTCCTGCTGGCCGAGCTGAACGTGCACACCTGTGTATACGTCTGGAATATCGCGGCCGCCTATGGCCTGCTGCCCGTGTGTGACGCGGCTCGCCGTTTCGTCCTGGAGAACTTCGTGCAATTCGCCGAGACGCCGCTGTTCACCCAACTGACGCTGGAGCAGATTTCAGCCTTCCTGCAGGACGACTCACTGATGTTGCCTTCAGAGGTCACTGCcttccag CTCGCCATGAAGTGGCTTGACTTCGAGCCGTCTCGTCAGGCTCAGGCCGCTGAGCTTCTGTCCCACGTTCGCTTTGAGACCATCCCTGCCACTGAGCTGGTGAGCCAGATCCAACCAGTCCCTCGCATGATGCTGGATCCACAATGCCACCGCCTCCTAGTGGACGCCATGAACTACCACCTGCTGCCGTACCAGCAGAACACCCTGCAGTCCCGCCGGACTCAGGTCCGAGCCGGGCAGCAGACTCTCCTCACCATCGGAGGCCGTCCGTCCCTCACCGAGAGGGCTCTGAGCCGGGAG GTGCTGTGGAGGGACCCTCGTGATGGAGGGGCCTCCTGGCGCCACCTGACCCAGCTGCCCGCCAAGAGCTTCAACCAGTGCGTGGCTGTGATGGACGGGTTCCTCTATGTGGCAGGAGGAGAGGATCAGAACGACGCGCGAAACCAAGCCAAACATGCTGTGAGCACCCTGAGCAG atATGACCCTCGCTTCAACACCTGGCTCCATCTGGCCAGTATGCGTCAGCGCCGCACTCACTTCTCGCTGGCCGCCAGCGGCGGCCGCCTGTTTGCCATTGGTGGGCGTAATGTGGAGGGTCTGCTGGCCACCACTGAGAGCTACCTGCCCTCCTCCAACACCTGGCAGATGCGCGCGCCCATGGAAGTGCCTCGCTGCTGCCACTCCAGCGCCACCCTGCCCTCCGGGGACATCCTGGTGACCGGTGGCTACATCAACTGCGCCTACTCCCGCTCGGTGGCCTGCTACAGCGTGGAGACCGACACCTGGACCGAGAAAGCCCCCATGGACACCCCTCGCGGCTGGCACTGCTCCGCCACCCTCGGAGACAAGGTGTACgtggtgggaggaagccagcTGGGGCCCGGTGGCGAGCGGGTCGACGTGCTCTCTGTGGAGGTCTTCTCCCCCGATAGCGGGGCGTGGAGCCGAGCCGCCTCACTCCCCCTCGGGGTGAGCACTGCCGGCCTGTCCCCGCTGGCTGAAAAGCTCTACCTGCTGGGCGGCTGGAACGAGGCGGAAAAGCGCTACAAGGCGGCGGTGCAGAAGTACGACCCGGCTACTGACAGCTGGTCCCAGGCCGAGGATCTGCCCGAGCCCACGGTGGGAGTGTCCTGTTGCACCTTGACCCTGCCACCCCGACACGCTCCGCGCCGGCAGCAGCACCGCAACACCCCGGGCAACGAGGAGCAGCAAGGCGGGAAGAAccggagcagagagagcagcacgGCTCCGACACAAGCCACCACGGCATAA